In the Anaerostipes caccae L1-92 genome, TAACTGTCGTAAAACCGGCCACAGCCCTTCCGCTGAAATACAGATACAGTGACTGTACTGCCAGTACGATTGCAAACAGGAAAAAGATCACACCGCAGAATGTAACCACCTGCATTGGCACAGCACTGAACGAAGTAATATTGTTAATGGCATATTTGAACAGTGACTTCATGGACCACTTTGATTCTCCAGCCTCGCGCTCCTGGACATGAAATTCCACATAAGTAGTCTTAAACCCAACCCAGGAAGACAGTGCCCGGAAAAACACATTCCGCTCCGGAAGTTTCAGAAATTCATCCACAGCGGCCCGGTCAAGAAGCTTAAAATCAGATGCCCTGGACATATCGACCCCTGTGGCATTGCTTATGATCTTATAAAATGTTTTGGCAAAAAATTTGTGAAGAAATCCCTCCCTGCCTCTCGAGGCCTTAACGCCTTCGATCACCTGATAACCCTGTTCCCAAAGCCGGTACATTGTGATAAGAGTCTCCGGAGGATGCTGGAGATCGCAGTCCATGACTGCCACACAGTCTCCGGAGGCATTGGCGAGTCCCGCAAACACGGCTCCTTCTTTCCCAAAATTTCTGGAAAAACAGATTCCCTTAATATTTGAATTCTTCTTTGAAGCTTCCTTAATCCGTTCCCATGTCTGATCTTTGGATCCGTCGTTGACAAAAACCAGCTCATAGCTTATGTCTTCATTCTCCATCAGCCGGGCGATTGTCCCGGCCGTTTTTTCTATCATCTGTTCTTCATTATAAGCCGGAAGGACGATTGACATTGTCTTCATAATTAGGCTCCTATTCTGATACTGTGATTTTTACCTGTACGTTTCCTATGATGTCCATATTTTTTACTTCTTTCAGCTGGACCTGGACCGTATGCGTGCCGGTTTCATAGACAGAGACGTCAATCTTCGGATTTAAATCCTTAGCCGTCAAATCGTCTACAACGGATTTCAGCCCCGTCACTTTGATCGGTACTTCAGACTGGTCGAATTCAATCTTATAATTATTTTCATTATTGATCAGCTGGATCTGATCCGTGGAGAGAGTGATCGTCCGTTTTTTATACTTCTCAATGTTTGCTTTTACGACGATATCTTCGATCTTGCTTGTGTCTTTTACAAATGTGATCCCTTCCGGCAGTTTGATGTCCGCTGCTTTGATGGTCTTTTCTATACTTTTTGTACTGTTGCTTATGTCGATCGTAGAAAGCGCGATCTCATCGACCTGATCCAGTGCGTCCTGCTCACCGGTAATCTCAATCTCCTCAGGTGAATAGTCGATACTTCCAAGGGCATAGCCCTTAGCCGGAGTTCCCTTTGTCTTGACTACAATCGGCACGGTTTTAGTCCTGCTGAATTTTATTTTCACTTTTACTTCATCATTGTCCAGC is a window encoding:
- a CDS encoding glycosyltransferase family 2 protein yields the protein MKTMSIVLPAYNEEQMIEKTAGTIARLMENEDISYELVFVNDGSKDQTWERIKEASKKNSNIKGICFSRNFGKEGAVFAGLANASGDCVAVMDCDLQHPPETLITMYRLWEQGYQVIEGVKASRGREGFLHKFFAKTFYKIISNATGVDMSRASDFKLLDRAAVDEFLKLPERNVFFRALSSWVGFKTTYVEFHVQEREAGESKWSMKSLFKYAINNITSFSAVPMQVVTFCGVIFFLFAIVLAVQSLYLYFSGRAVAGFTTVILLLLIIGSILMFSLGVIGYYLSKIYEEVKMRPRYIISEITETKNVN